The Paenibacillus sp. FSL H7-0357 nucleotide sequence GAGGCGGGAGCAAGCGGCTATCTGCAGGTAAGCCACTTCCAGGAGAAACCTGACCGTGAGCAGGCTGAGGAACTGATCAGCCGGAATGCCCTCTGGAACTGCGGCGTGTTCGCGTTCCGCCTGGGTTACCTGCTTGATATTCTGCAGCGCAAGGGATTGCCGCTGAACTATGAGGAACTGCAGAAGCAGTACAAACTGCTTGCTTCCATCAGCTTTGACTATGAAGTGGTGGAAAAAGAGGAGAAAATCGTAGTTCAGCCTTATGACGGATTCTGGAAGGATTTGGGCACCTGGAACACGCTGACCGAAGAAATGAACAGCAACCATGTGGGCAAAGGGTTCGTGACGGCCGATTCCGAAGGCACTTGCCTGATTAATGAGCTGGATATTCCGATTACGGTGATCGGCGCGAAGGATCTGATTATCGCTGCCAGCCCGGACGGGATTTTGGTTACCCATAAAGCGGAGAGTCCGAGAATCAAGGAAGTGCTGAAGTCTTTTGAACAAAGACCGATGTACGAAGAACGCCGCTGGGGCCATTATAAGGTCATAGATTATGTGAAATACGATGAGGGAAATGAAGTGCTGACCAAACGGATTTTTATCGAAGAGGGTAAAAATATCAGTTACCAGCTGCACCATAAACGCAGTGAAATCTGGACATTTGTCAGCGGTGAAGCAAGCATTGTAATTAATGAGAAGATGCATAATGTGAAGGCGGGAGATGTGGTGCGTATACCGGAAGGCACCAAACATGCGATTCTTGCGCTGACGGATGTAGAGTTTATCGAGGTACAGACCGGCTCGGAACTGGTAGAAGAGGATAACATCCGCATCACCTTGGATTGGGAAGATATAGCTTTGCAACAGTTTATCTCTTAGGCCTAAACAGTCTATTTACCCAATTGTTGCAGATCCAAAACAGGCATTTAGAACCATTTATTAATTTATTTTTATTAATGCTCTAAATAAAAACTTCATAGGGACGATACTTACGGTAAGAGGGATAAATCCTTCCAAAACGACAAAGGCAAACCTAATCGAAAGATAGGGACGCAAAGCCATAGGGCCTTCGCAAGAGTGGCAGCCTGGCTACCGAAAGGAAGATAATTTTGAAAACTTACCGTAAGTCTCGTCTGCTGTCCACCTTGCTGTCTCTTGCCGTATTGTTAACCGCTATGCCTTTAGGATTTGGGCTGTCGCCTTCAACCGCAGAAGCCTCATCAAGCACAGCAGTGCCGGTTAATCCGGACGCTTCAGCCGAAGCTGTCAAGCTGCTTAGTAACCTCTATTCCATTACCGGAAAAGGGATTATCTCTGGACAGCACGATTATTTGGAGAGCCCGGATGAATTCAGCAACAAGTTGAAGGGAACAAGCGGAGAATATGCTGCTCTTCACGGATATGAGCTTGGCGTAATTAGCGGCCAGTCGGAGAGTACGGCTGCATCGCAGCGCAAGAATGTGGTGAACAGCGCGATCAACTGGTACAAGAACGGCGGCATTGTCGCAATGACCTTTCATCAGAATCTGCCGGGAACGGCTTACCTCTGGTCCAATGTGCAGAAGCCGCTCACCCAAGCGGAATTTAACAGGTATGTAACGCCGGGCACGGCAGAATACGCCAGCCTGATCACGGATCTGGATAAAGTGGCGGTGTCGCTCAAAAGCTTGCGGGATGCGGGCGTTCCCGTACTTTGGAGACCTTATCATGAAATGAACGGCAACTGGTTCTGGTGGGGGAAGAAAAGTAATTTTGCTGAACTGTGGAATATTATGTATGACCGTTTCGTGAACGTTCATCAATTAAACAATCTGTTGTGGGTATGGAACCCCAATGCACCGAATGCCTGGTCTGATCCTTATGCGCTGACCTATCCGGGCGCAAGCAAAGTGGATGTTCTTGCAGCAGATATATATGATAACGACTATATGAATAAGTACTATGACAGTTTGCTTAGTCTGGCTGCCGGTAAACCGATAGGCATTGGTGAAAACGGTGAGATGCCCAGCACGGCCAAACTGAAGCTCTCCCAGAAAAATTTCGTTTTCATGATGAACTGGGGAAAAATGCTCTATGAGAAAAATAGCACAACTACGATTAAGAGTTTCATGAATGATAGCTATACACTGACCCGGAATAAATATAAGAGTTGGAGTGCACCAGCCGTTGCGCCAACGGCAACACCGACACCGACACCAACGCCGACACCAACGGCAACACCGACAGCAACGCCAACGGCAACACCGATACCAACGCCAACAGCAACGTCGAAGCCGACGGCAATGCCAACGCCTGACTCTAATGATTCAGTGGAAGCGCCTGTGGTGAGCGGACTTAAGGGAGAGTACTTCAAAAACATGACGCTTTCCGGTACGCCCGCCTTGGTGCGCAATGATGCATTGCTTAACTTTAACTGGCGCCAGGGTTCGCCGGATCCTTCAATCGGTATAGATTCCTTCTCCGTCCGCTGGACCGGTCAAATCAAGCCAACGTATAGTGAGACTTATCAGTTTTTTACCACTTCGGATGACGGTATCCGCGTTTATATTAACGGTAAAGCTGTCATTGACAGCTGGATGAAACAGAGCGGAGCCGAGCGTACCGGAAGCATCGCTTTAACAGGCGGTCAGTTGTACGACATCAAGGTCGAGTATTACGAGAATGCCGGCGATGCGAATATCCGCTTAATGTGGCAAAGTCAAAGCCAAGTCAAAGGGACGGTTCCGGCCAGCGCATTGTTTGTGAATGCCGGGGCAGCTGCTGCCAGCCAGACAGAATTGGACAGTACACTCAGCCTGGTTGCAAAACCGGTTTTAGCGGCGACAGCAGCACCAGCCGCAACAGCAACGCCGACACCTGCGCTGACAGCAACACCAGCACTGGTGCCAACGGCAACACCGACATCTGCGCCAACACCGGCGGCAACAGCAACACCGGTGCCAACAGCAGCACCGACGCCAGCACCAACACCGACGCCAGCAGCAACGCCAACACCGGTGCCAACACCAGCACCGACGCCAGCAGCACCAACACCGGTGTCTACGCCGGCACCAACACCGACAGCAGCACCTGCTGAGAATGGGCTAAAGGCAGAATATTTCAATAATATGCTGCTGTCAGGCACTCCGGCACTTGTACGTAACGACGCCATTCTTGATTTCAATTGGCGTCTAGGCACCCCGGATGCTGCAATCGGCATCGATTTCTTCTCCGTACGCTGGAGCGGCAAGATTAAGCCGCTCTACAGTGAAACGTACACAATCTATACTACTTCAGATGACGGCATCCGCGTTTGGGTCAATGACAGTCTTGTGATTGACAGCTGGATGAAACAGAGTGGAACCGAACGCATGGGAAGCATCAGCCTGAATGCCGGGCAGCTATATGATATTAAAGTGGAGTATTACGAGAATCAAGGGGATGCCAGAGCGCGTCTAATGTGGGAAAGCCCAAGCCAAGTGAAGGGTACTGTTCCTGCGAGCGCCCTGTTTCTTCCTTCCGCTTCCTAAGCAGAGCGACTGGTTAGCTACTGTATTCACCGGCGGGTGCTGGTTAAGACGTTACAATTATAATTCCTAAAGTCCACTCTTAGTGGCCCTGCTTATCAGCAGGGCTACTAAGCTATAGCCCCCATTTGGCTTCGGGATGTATGAACCTGCATAGGGAACTCATCCTGTGTGCCGTGGCGGCATTTCGCTGGAGAAAGGAGATTACGATTTGAACACTTACCGCAAGTACCGCCTGTTTAATACGATTTTACCTCTTATATTAATATTTTCCCTGCTGCCCTGGTCAGAAGCGAGGAGTCTTCCGGTTCCCCGGACGATAGTTACACCTGCTGCTGCCATCACTCCCATCAATCCCTCAGCTTCGGAGGAGGCTGCCGATCTGCTCAGCTATCTGGTTGATCTTGGAGGCAAGGGAATGATATCCGGGCAGCATGACTATTTGGAGACCCCGGATGAATTCAACAATAAGCTGAAGCATGCAAGCGGACAATATGCCGTATTGCATGGTTATGAGCTGGGAGCGATTAACAACCAGCCGGAGGGCACCATCGTGAAGCAGCGCCAGAATGTCGTGAAGAGTGCGATCAAATGGCACCAGGGCGGCGGAATTGTGGCGATGACCTTCCATCAGAATTTGCCGGGTACCTCCCCGGATTGGGCTAATGTGCATATGAGCCTGAGCCAAGAGGATTTTGATGCTTATGTTACGCCGGGCACCCCGCAGTATAAGAACCTGATCGCTGAGCTTGATGAGGTAGCCGAATATTTGGGAGACCTGCGCGATGCGGGAGTGCCTGTGTTATGGCGCCCTTATCATGAGATGAACGGCAACTGGTTCTGGTGGGGGCAGAAGGACAACTTCACCGAACTTTGGGACATTATGTATAACCGTCTGGCGAATGTGCACAAGCTGGATAATCTCCTGTGGGTATGGAATCCGAATGCGCCTAATGAGTGGTCGGATGGCTATGAGCCATATTATCCCGGTGCCGGGAAGGTTGACGTTCTGGCGGCGGATATTTATAACAATGACTACAGACAGTCTTATTATGAGAAGCTGCTGAAGCTGGCCGACGGCAAGCCGATCGGGATCGGTGAAAGCGGAGAACTGCCAGACCCGCTCATATTGTCCCGAACGCAGAGTAAATGGGTATATACCATGACATGGGGAAAAATGCTGACCGAGAAAAATAACCTCGAGAAGATTAAGAGTTTTATGAGCGATGATTATACCGTGTCGCGGGATGATTATAAATTAATGCTGGTCGGTAAGAACAATAACCCGGCCCCGGTATCCCGAACCGGATTGACGGGAGAATATTTCAATAATATGGATCTGTCGGGCAAAGCCGTCCTGGTCCGCAACGACAATAAGATCGACTTCAACTGGCATGGAGATTCACCGTCTTCAGGAATTGGCAAGGATGCTTTCTCGGTGCGCTGGAGCGGCAAAATCAAGCCGGTTTACAATGAGAAATATAATTTCATAGCCTCCTCGGATGACGGGGTACGTGTATGGATCGACGGCAAACTGATCATCGACAGCTGGAAGAAGCAAAGCGGTGTCAGCCGTGAGGGAAGCATAGTCCTGGAAGCGGGAAGCTCGTACGACATCAAGGTTGAATATTACGAGAACAGTGGAGATGCCAGTATTCGCCTTATGTGGAAGAGCCCAAGCCAGAAGCAGGCGGTTATTCCCAAAGGCGCGTTGACTTCCAAATAATGAAATGAAAGCAATAAGTCATTGTGAGGCAGGCACCCCGGAAGAAAGCGAGGACAAGGAATGAGGACTAGAACTAAGAAGAACAAGAATAAACCTTTACATCTACTGTTAAAATTCGCAGCTTTAACCCTCTTGTTTCTATTGTCTGTTTCTATCTTCGGAGATGACGGGACGAAGAGGGCCGAGGTGGAGGTTGACATGTCCAAATTGTCCGCAGCGAAAGATGCAGGACCCGCATTGCCGGACGGAACTGTGCTGTGGCAACTGGGCAAGCACGACGGAACAGCTGGTGAATTTGCGGCTGCCGGCTCTTCGGCCGCTAAGGAGGCATTTAAGGTTGCCTCCGTTTCGGCCAAGACTGCGGAGCTCCAAAGTGTGCCCTCCGGTCTTAGAGGCGACACTAATCCTGAGCTGAGGATTATGTATAAGCTGGATAAGATCCCGGTCAACGGGGTCTTATTTCGCGTAAGCATCATAGATGCCTATAAATCCATTCCGCAAATGAGCGTATTCTCCAACCGGCAGCTGTCGGGGATTATCCAGATTGCAGGTGTTGCCGGTACAGACAGCAAATATACGTTCCGCAAAACGTATGAGCTATATATCCCGAAAGAGCAGCTGGTGGCTGGAACCAACGAACTAAAGCTGCAGGCGGCCCGCGGGATCTATTCCTCCGATTTGGAGGATAAGTACAACTGGTGGACCTGGGATGACCTTAGCCTGGAGTCGCTGAATGCCCCAATCAAGGAGCCGATTCATGGTAGCTACACACTGACGGGCACCATGGTGAACAATAAGCAATTTTATTTTGACGAAGGTGCAGTTACGCATCTGCCTTATATTATGAAGTGGCTTGGAGTAGCTTACAGCGGCAATATTATGCGCACCAGCTGTGCCAGCGATGTCGGCCGCTCCTGTTCGAATATGGAGGAGTACTACAAGGTGCTCAAGGATTACAACATGCAGGCCGTTGCGCTGTATTTGTATACCGGTGATATTAAGCTTAAGGCGGATGGCTCACTGCCGGATGACGCCGAGAAGAAACTGACTGATTATTTCCAGAAGTACAGCCCGTACTTCCAATATTATGAGGTGGACAATGAACCCGGCCTGTTCAATCGCTCGAAGGCAGTGAACCTGGCGATTGCCAACTGGCTGAACGAAAAGGGCAAAACTATAGCTCCCCATCTGCAAACTGTGGCACCGGGTTGGGCCTATTGGCCGAGTTATAGTACAGATTCCTGCGGCAACCAGAAAGGCACGCTTAAACAGTGCGGCGATCCGGACGGTTGGGAACGTGATTCGGAGCAACGCAACGAGCTGGAGGAAGTGACGGATTTAACGAATGGACACTCTTATGGCGAATCCTATATTTTCAGCCATGGAGGAAGCTTTACCGAGAATCTGAGAACCTTTGGCGGAACTGCGGACGGCCTCGGCAAAAAAATGCTGACGACGGAGTTCGGCACTTCAGACACACATGTAGATGCTTACCAATACGGGGCAGCCGAACGGACATCGGCGGTCTTCGACCGGATTATGCGCGGTCATATCGGCTACGCGGATATGTTCATCCAGCATGCCGCCTTCTTCAAGAATTTCAGTCTGTTCAAGTACGGATTCAATCTGGAAGAGCATGATCCGGCCAAAACAGAGATCTACTATACCAAAGAAGGCGAGGATTCCCGGGTCAGCATTATGAGAAGGCTCAGCCTGGCTTATGCTACCCACGGAGCCCCGTTAAGTTATGAAATTACCAATAAGGATGATCTAGCCGACAAGCTGCTATATGTACGTGCTGTTGATACCTCAACACTTGAGCCTCAACCCGGAAGCAAAGCCACCTCCAACAAGGTGCTGGTCAATTTCGTCAATTTTGAGGATACACCGCAGACGGTTCATGTGAAAGTAAATATGCCGAAGAAAACCGTGTATGAAGGTGAACGGTTCGGCAGCGGTGATTCATACGAGGCGGCACGCAGCTATGTATCCGGCAAAAGTGCTACACCTGTACTGGAGTTTACCGAGACTTTAGCTCCGGGCGAAGCGGTGCAGTATATCCTTCAGCCATCCTCCGAGGTGGCGGATGCTGCACCGCAGAGCTTTAAAGCTGCTGCAGTCAAAGGTTTGTCCGTAAAATTGAACTGGCTGGAGGCCCCTGGAGCAAGCTATGAAGTGCTCCGGGCCGACGGCTCAGGCACAGACCTGAAGGTTATCGCAACGGGGATAAAGGCTACGGAATACACCGACAGCAAGCTGCAGGAAGGAACATTATATACGTACGCAGTTAGGGTACCTGGTTCCAGCGTCATGTCGGAGAAGACACAGATTACAGCAACAGGACTGGTTCCTTTGGACCGTTCGCAGTGGAAGGTATCCTCCAATGTCAATACCGAGGCGTCCTATCCCGGAAATGCGATTGACGGAGACCGGCGCACACGCTGGGATACGGGTAAACATCAAGCCTCCGGAGAGTATTTGCAGGTAGATCTCGGGAAGGAACATAGTATAGAAGCGGTGGAAATGGATTACACATTATCTTCTTATGATTATCCACGGGGATATGAGCTTTATGTATCGGATGACGCCAGCAATTGGAAGCGCATAGCTTCCGGAAAAGGGAAGCTGGAGAAGACCAAGATAGAGTTTGCCAAGGTGAATGCGCGGTACATCAAGATTCTGCAGACCGGCTCGGGAGGAAATTACTGGTCCATTCAGGAGCTGCAGATTTTTTCAAGAGAATAGAGATGTTGGGATTGGGCTGGCCGCATTTTTAAGAGAACTGATGAGGGCATGAAGTTATAAGAAATTTATAAGGAAACCGAGGACTGCCCTGTTCCGTTCTTATCGAAATTGCGGCAAAGATTTATGAATTCACTTTCGGAGATATGTCCGTGTTTATACAACGCGTGGAAGCTTTCTTTTAGGTCTATTGTGCCTTCGTGCTTCATTCCTAACTGGTTTAGTAAGCTGCGAATAGAAAATTCTAATCTCATCAACTAAGCTCCTCCGCGAATATCTAAAATTAGGTAATTCATGTAAGCCTACTTTACTACTAATTCAAAAAAAAGAATGTCACTATGTGTCGGTGATAAAACTAATATTTTAAGTACTTTTGACTCATTTTACTCATTTTTGACTAGGCTGCAGAGGAATATGTTGAAATGTATTCAGCAGACTAGAGAAGTATACATAAGAATTGCAAGAGGAGCAGGAATAAAAAATAATCACGACAGCTCCCTTAACTAGCGGAACCGCCGTGATTATGATGGATAATGATTCATTGTTGACCATTGTCGCCAGAACTGGCGGCCGCCCTGTTCTGAACTACCCGCTCCAGCAGCATGCGCACAAGCTCCAAATCCTGCTCTTCCAAAGGAACGCCGTCCCAATGCAGCTGATGCTGGTTAAGGATCTCTCTGGCATTGTTCGTGATTTCCATGGGGTCGGGGTTATCGGTAAGGCCGATGAGATAATCTGAGGTAGTGTGAAGCTTCTTGGCAATCAGTTGAGTATTTTCAAGGGTAGGC carries:
- a CDS encoding glycosyl hydrolase, which gives rise to MNTYRKYRLFNTILPLILIFSLLPWSEARSLPVPRTIVTPAAAITPINPSASEEAADLLSYLVDLGGKGMISGQHDYLETPDEFNNKLKHASGQYAVLHGYELGAINNQPEGTIVKQRQNVVKSAIKWHQGGGIVAMTFHQNLPGTSPDWANVHMSLSQEDFDAYVTPGTPQYKNLIAELDEVAEYLGDLRDAGVPVLWRPYHEMNGNWFWWGQKDNFTELWDIMYNRLANVHKLDNLLWVWNPNAPNEWSDGYEPYYPGAGKVDVLAADIYNNDYRQSYYEKLLKLADGKPIGIGESGELPDPLILSRTQSKWVYTMTWGKMLTEKNNLEKIKSFMSDDYTVSRDDYKLMLVGKNNNPAPVSRTGLTGEYFNNMDLSGKAVLVRNDNKIDFNWHGDSPSSGIGKDAFSVRWSGKIKPVYNEKYNFIASSDDGVRVWIDGKLIIDSWKKQSGVSREGSIVLEAGSSYDIKVEYYENSGDASIRLMWKSPSQKQAVIPKGALTSK
- a CDS encoding discoidin domain-containing protein encodes the protein MSKLSAAKDAGPALPDGTVLWQLGKHDGTAGEFAAAGSSAAKEAFKVASVSAKTAELQSVPSGLRGDTNPELRIMYKLDKIPVNGVLFRVSIIDAYKSIPQMSVFSNRQLSGIIQIAGVAGTDSKYTFRKTYELYIPKEQLVAGTNELKLQAARGIYSSDLEDKYNWWTWDDLSLESLNAPIKEPIHGSYTLTGTMVNNKQFYFDEGAVTHLPYIMKWLGVAYSGNIMRTSCASDVGRSCSNMEEYYKVLKDYNMQAVALYLYTGDIKLKADGSLPDDAEKKLTDYFQKYSPYFQYYEVDNEPGLFNRSKAVNLAIANWLNEKGKTIAPHLQTVAPGWAYWPSYSTDSCGNQKGTLKQCGDPDGWERDSEQRNELEEVTDLTNGHSYGESYIFSHGGSFTENLRTFGGTADGLGKKMLTTEFGTSDTHVDAYQYGAAERTSAVFDRIMRGHIGYADMFIQHAAFFKNFSLFKYGFNLEEHDPAKTEIYYTKEGEDSRVSIMRRLSLAYATHGAPLSYEITNKDDLADKLLYVRAVDTSTLEPQPGSKATSNKVLVNFVNFEDTPQTVHVKVNMPKKTVYEGERFGSGDSYEAARSYVSGKSATPVLEFTETLAPGEAVQYILQPSSEVADAAPQSFKAAAVKGLSVKLNWLEAPGASYEVLRADGSGTDLKVIATGIKATEYTDSKLQEGTLYTYAVRVPGSSVMSEKTQITATGLVPLDRSQWKVSSNVNTEASYPGNAIDGDRRTRWDTGKHQASGEYLQVDLGKEHSIEAVEMDYTLSSYDYPRGYELYVSDDASNWKRIASGKGKLEKTKIEFAKVNARYIKILQTGSGGNYWSIQELQIFSRE
- a CDS encoding sugar phosphate nucleotidyltransferase is translated as MKLVLLSGGSGKRLWPLSNDSRSKQFLKVLESPTGEPESMVQRVWRQLEEANMSGSAYLATGRSQVEMIQSQLGSEVPIIVEPERRDTFPAIALTAAYLYSMEGVSPSETVAILPVDPYVEAAFFDTVVQLEQTMQESGANLALMGVVPEHASEKYGYIIPTSAEAGASGYLQVSHFQEKPDREQAEELISRNALWNCGVFAFRLGYLLDILQRKGLPLNYEELQKQYKLLASISFDYEVVEKEEKIVVQPYDGFWKDLGTWNTLTEEMNSNHVGKGFVTADSEGTCLINELDIPITVIGAKDLIIAASPDGILVTHKAESPRIKEVLKSFEQRPMYEERRWGHYKVIDYVKYDEGNEVLTKRIFIEEGKNISYQLHHKRSEIWTFVSGEASIVINEKMHNVKAGDVVRIPEGTKHAILALTDVEFIEVQTGSELVEEDNIRITLDWEDIALQQFIS
- a CDS encoding PA14 domain-containing protein → MKTYRKSRLLSTLLSLAVLLTAMPLGFGLSPSTAEASSSTAVPVNPDASAEAVKLLSNLYSITGKGIISGQHDYLESPDEFSNKLKGTSGEYAALHGYELGVISGQSESTAASQRKNVVNSAINWYKNGGIVAMTFHQNLPGTAYLWSNVQKPLTQAEFNRYVTPGTAEYASLITDLDKVAVSLKSLRDAGVPVLWRPYHEMNGNWFWWGKKSNFAELWNIMYDRFVNVHQLNNLLWVWNPNAPNAWSDPYALTYPGASKVDVLAADIYDNDYMNKYYDSLLSLAAGKPIGIGENGEMPSTAKLKLSQKNFVFMMNWGKMLYEKNSTTTIKSFMNDSYTLTRNKYKSWSAPAVAPTATPTPTPTPTPTATPTATPTATPIPTPTATSKPTAMPTPDSNDSVEAPVVSGLKGEYFKNMTLSGTPALVRNDALLNFNWRQGSPDPSIGIDSFSVRWTGQIKPTYSETYQFFTTSDDGIRVYINGKAVIDSWMKQSGAERTGSIALTGGQLYDIKVEYYENAGDANIRLMWQSQSQVKGTVPASALFVNAGAAAASQTELDSTLSLVAKPVLAATAAPAATATPTPALTATPALVPTATPTSAPTPAATATPVPTAAPTPAPTPTPAATPTPVPTPAPTPAAPTPVSTPAPTPTAAPAENGLKAEYFNNMLLSGTPALVRNDAILDFNWRLGTPDAAIGIDFFSVRWSGKIKPLYSETYTIYTTSDDGIRVWVNDSLVIDSWMKQSGTERMGSISLNAGQLYDIKVEYYENQGDARARLMWESPSQVKGTVPASALFLPSAS
- a CDS encoding helix-turn-helix domain-containing protein, producing the protein MFAKRLKQLRKTRKFSMQEVAEAVGVAKSTYAGYESGYRQPTLENTQLIAKKLHTTSDYLIGLTDNPDPMEITNNAREILNQHQLHWDGVPLEEQDLELVRMLLERVVQNRAAASSGDNGQQ